GGCACCATCTATCATGTGCCACCGGGCGCCCACGAAGACTTTGCCGCCATCGATGTGCTCAATGAAGTGCTGTCGGCCACCCCCAACGGTCGCCTGCATAAAGCGCTGGTCGAGGCCAAGCTGGCGTCCTCGGTATTTGGGATGAACTTCCAGTGGCAAGATCCCGGTGTGGCCATTTTTATGGCCGAAATGGACAAGACCGCCGATATGGATGCCACCCAGAAGGCGCTGCTGGATACCCTGGAGTCGATTCGCAGCAATCCCATTACCGATAAGGAAGTGGAAACCGCCAAGCGCACCCTGCTGAAGAACCTGACGCTGGCCTTCAACTCCTCCGAGCGCGTAGCACTTGAGCTGTCTGAGTGGCTGGGCATGGGCGACTGGCGTTTGCTGTTTCTAAACCGTGACCGCCTGGAAAAAGTCAGCGCCGCAGATGTGCAGCGGGTGGCGGAATACTACCTCACCCAGAATAACCGCACCCTGGGGCGCTTTATTCCGGCCGAGAAGCCAGCACGGGTAGAAATTCCTCTGGTGGCCGACGTCGATGCCCTGGTGAAAGACTACAAGGGCCGCGAGCAGGTGGCACAGGGTGAAGCCTTTGACCCCTCACAGGCCAACATCGACAGCCGCACCGAAACCCTGACCCTGAGTTCAGGCACCAAGGTCTCTTTGCTGCAGAAAAAGACCCGTGGTGAGTCAGTGGTGGTGAGGATAAGCGGTCAGTTCGGCGACCTGCGCAGCCTGTCCGGCAAAAATGCCGTTGGCGATGCCGTGGGTGAAATGCTGCTGCGCGGCTCAAGCAAGTACAGCCGCGAACAGATCAAAGAAGAGCTGGATCAGCTGCAGGCAAGCCTGCGTATCGGTGGCAGCAATGGCAACCTGTTTGCTTCGGTGGAGACCACCAGGGCCAACCTGCTGCCGGTGCTCGACATACTCACAGATGTGCTGCGCAGTCCCAGCTTCCCTGAAAAAGAATTTGAGCTGTACAAGACCGAAACCAAGGTGGCCATTGAGCAGAACCTGCAGGACCCGCAGTCGCTGGCCTTCAATGCCTTCAGCCGCCACCAATCACCCTATGGCAAGGACGATCCACGTTACGTGGGCACCTTCGAAGAACAGCTGGCCGAGCTGGATAAGCTGACTCTGAAGCAGGTGAAGCGTTATCACGCCGACTTCTACAATGCCAAGCAGATGCAGGTGTCCATTATCGGTGACTTCGATAAAGACGCCACCGTCAGCGCCCTGGACACCCTCACCAAGGGCTGGAAGAGCAAGCAGACATACCAGCGTATCGCCTCGCCTTATGTGAAGCTCGATGCCCAACCCATCACCTTCAACACCCCTGATAAGGAAAACGCCACCTTTGTGGCGTCCCTCAGCCTGCCTGTGGGTGACATGGATGCCGATGCACCAGCGCTGACCCTGGGTAACTACATCCTCGGCGGCGGCTTCTTAAGCTCGCGTCTGGCTACCCGCCTGCGCCAGCAGGATGGCCTGAGCTACGGTGCCGGTTCTTTCCTGCGTTTAAGCAGCGAAGATCAGCGCGGCTCCCTGGGTGCGTACGCCATCTGCGCGCCTCAAAACCTGGCCAGGGTTGAACTCGGCTTCAGGGAGGAGATAGCGAGGCTGCTGAAGGACGGCTTTACCGCCGACGAAGTGGAGGCCGCCAAGTCTGGCTTGCTGCAGGGCCGCAAGGTCAGCCGCTCGCAGGACAAAGAATTGGTGGGCACCCTTGTGAGCAACCTCAAGCTTGAGCGCACCATGGCCTTTGACGCCGACTTTGAAGCCAAACTGGCGGCGCTCACGGCAGATGACCTTAACAAGGCCTTCCGCAAATACATCAAGGTGGATGATTTCGCCCTGATTAAAGCGGGCGATCAAAGCAAGGTTGAGTAAGCTTCTCCCCCAAGTAAAAACCGGACGCCTTGGCGTCCGGTTTTTTATTTTGATGCTCAACTCAATTGGCTGGGGCGTATGCCTTACCCTGGCCATACACATCATCGCGGCCAGGCTTGCCCAGATCCTGTGCCAAACGGCGCATCTCTGCTTCCAGCTTGGGTGGATCCATACGACCACCATTGGCGCTCACTATCAGTGCCGCCACGCCAGCGGCATGAGGCGAGGCCATGGAAGTGCCCACTGACCAGTACCAACCGTTGTTACCGGTGGAAAACACGAAGTCAAACACGTAGCAGAAACGGGTTAAACCAGCCACGGTACAAGGCGAGGTACCGCCCGGGATAAACAGGCTGCTATAGTCCCCTCCCGGGGCGGCAAACTCGATTTCTGACTGGCCATAGTTGGAGTAAATCGCCAAATTATCCAGGTTGGCGCCTGAGTTTGCCCCCCACAGCTGTGGGCCAAGAGCCGATACGGCGTTGACCGCGGGCAGGCCGGATGGCAGGTGCATCAGGCTGTCAGTATGGTCCAAATCGGTCGCTTCGTTACCCGCGGAGGCAAACAGGGTCACGCCGTGCTTACGGGCATAGTTAGCAGCCTTGGCGTAAGTTCCGATAAACTGGGCAATCCCGTCTTTTCCACCCACATCAAAGCGGATGTCATCCGAAGTGTCGTAAGGTGTGTCATTCACGTCAAACAGCCCATTACGGCGTACCGACAGTCCCAGACTCATGTTGATAATGTCTACGCCGTTGTCTGCGGCATAGACCATGGCCTGCATGGTGCCGTAGGAACTGCCGGTACCGCTATCGGCCGACAGCACTTTCAGGATCACCAATTCAGCCTCGGGGGCTACTCCTATTACACCAAAGCCGTTATCTGCTGCTGCAATGGTCCCTGCTGTATGAGTGCCGTGATTGAAGGTATCAGTGCCAGCGTAATCCCATGCCTCATTCATCACAAAGGAACGGCTCAGATCCGTATTGATGTTGGGGGCCAGATCAGGGTGATCCGCATCGGCGCCGCTGTCCAGTACAGCCACCCGCACGCCCGCGCCGCGATATCCAGCGTTCCAGGCGTCCACAGCCCCCACAGCTACATGACCCCATTGCAGGTCAAAGAAGAAATCATCATCGCCGCTGGCGGGCGGGTTGGCAAAGCTGGCCGTAAGTGGGATTGACTGAACACTGGATGCGGGCGCCGCGTCGGGCACTTGAGGCACAAAAGCAGTGGCATCGGGTACTAATGCCATACCGCTGCTTGCTGCGGCATCTGCCGACCCAAAAGCAACCTGACAGACACCGATTTGAGGAATACAGCTCTTGAGCACACCACCCTTGGCAGCTACTTCGGCGGCCACGGCTTGTTGATTAAGCTGGCCATTAACGTTCA
The window above is part of the Shewanella litorisediminis genome. Proteins encoded here:
- a CDS encoding M16 family metallopeptidase, translating into MQTTFKRRLPTLATAMVLALCSLTPLQALADLQKVTEVEGISEYRLDNGLKVLLFPDPTKETVTVNVTYKVGSKHENYGETGMAHLLEHLVFKGTPKHRDIPAELSSHGARPNGTTWTDRTNYFETFAATEENIDWALSMESDRMVNSFIAKKDLDSEMTVVRNEFERGENSPFRITLQRMMASAFEWHNYGKSTIGARSDLENVSIERLQDFYRKYYQPDNATLIVAGKFAPEDMLKKIEATFGTIPKPNRTIDPLYTVEPAQDGERQVTVRRVGDVQLLGTIYHVPPGAHEDFAAIDVLNEVLSATPNGRLHKALVEAKLASSVFGMNFQWQDPGVAIFMAEMDKTADMDATQKALLDTLESIRSNPITDKEVETAKRTLLKNLTLAFNSSERVALELSEWLGMGDWRLLFLNRDRLEKVSAADVQRVAEYYLTQNNRTLGRFIPAEKPARVEIPLVADVDALVKDYKGREQVAQGEAFDPSQANIDSRTETLTLSSGTKVSLLQKKTRGESVVVRISGQFGDLRSLSGKNAVGDAVGEMLLRGSSKYSREQIKEELDQLQASLRIGGSNGNLFASVETTRANLLPVLDILTDVLRSPSFPEKEFELYKTETKVAIEQNLQDPQSLAFNAFSRHQSPYGKDDPRYVGTFEEQLAELDKLTLKQVKRYHADFYNAKQMQVSIIGDFDKDATVSALDTLTKGWKSKQTYQRIASPYVKLDAQPITFNTPDKENATFVASLSLPVGDMDADAPALTLGNYILGGGFLSSRLATRLRQQDGLSYGAGSFLRLSSEDQRGSLGAYAICAPQNLARVELGFREEIARLLKDGFTADEVEAAKSGLLQGRKVSRSQDKELVGTLVSNLKLERTMAFDADFEAKLAALTADDLNKAFRKYIKVDDFALIKAGDQSKVE
- a CDS encoding S8 family peptidase is translated as MKKSLLALAVLCSGQAYSMDFMLNVNGQLNQQAVAAEVAAKGGVLKSCIPQIGVCQVAFGSADAAASSGMALVPDATAFVPQVPDAAPASSVQSIPLTASFANPPASGDDDFFFDLQWGHVAVGAVDAWNAGYRGAGVRVAVLDSGADADHPDLAPNINTDLSRSFVMNEAWDYAGTDTFNHGTHTAGTIAAADNGFGVIGVAPEAELVILKVLSADSGTGSSYGTMQAMVYAADNGVDIINMSLGLSVRRNGLFDVNDTPYDTSDDIRFDVGGKDGIAQFIGTYAKAANYARKHGVTLFASAGNEATDLDHTDSLMHLPSGLPAVNAVSALGPQLWGANSGANLDNLAIYSNYGQSEIEFAAPGGDYSSLFIPGGTSPCTVAGLTRFCYVFDFVFSTGNNGWYWSVGTSMASPHAAGVAALIVSANGGRMDPPKLEAEMRRLAQDLGKPGRDDVYGQGKAYAPAN